The following proteins come from a genomic window of Crassostrea angulata isolate pt1a10 chromosome 1, ASM2561291v2, whole genome shotgun sequence:
- the LOC128157539 gene encoding serine protease inhibitor Cvsi-2-like: MRVSIVLALVLAFVALAASETCTSADGCQATQCDSASEVACVNGQCTCELRDGYCDYLEDCLTVENWFCPQEFRHCVDNRCRCRFDV, encoded by the exons ATGAGAGTTTCAATTGTCCTTGCTCTTGTTTTAGCTTTTGTCG CTCTAGCAGCTTCCGAGACGTGCACGAGTGCCGATGGATGCCAGGCCACACAATGTGACAGTGCGTCTGAAGTCGCCTGCGTGAACGGACAGTGTACCTGTGAGCTCAGGGATGGAT ATTGTGACTACCTGGAGGACTGTCTAACGGTGGAGAACTGGTTCTGTCCCCAAGAGTTTAGGCACTGTGTTGATAACCGCTGCCGTTGTCGCTTTGATGTATAA
- the LOC128157935 gene encoding N-acetyllactosaminide beta-1,6-N-acetylglucosaminyl-transferase-like: MPRHQIIFFLLPTILIYTVFVIIIAHYSTFQGRHRPKTIKTYGKPLSKGQTFLPNMTLRYVRNPGPMKIVQEVDCQQIIEGKDDYIAHVSELMKEMEYTFLSDSEIEELAMNCDKFLNTFDYNRFIVSQIELDFPIAYSILTYKDVVQTEKLLRAIYRPHNVYCIHVDRSSGLSLHNAIKAVSKCLSNVFVASTLEDVIYEGYSRLKADINCMSDLLNYSDVNWKYLINLPSQEYPLKTNSEIVKVLHTLNGTNSIESYYYEPTHYRINQTYQENYKTSKLELTGEIKAPPPHNVTVAKGSAYGTFSRRFVEFALRNPKARDILKWTEDTLSPDETFWATLAFNKNLDAPGIQYSDLGVPNPKLWITVGVMWQSKGSAREVCHGMYVRNICVFGLGDLNKIVHEKTLFINKFYHYYQPFALMCMEEWYFNKTFTTVPFESYYYNRLIKS; encoded by the exons ATGCCAAGACAtcagattatttttttcctcctCCCAACCATTCTCATATATACTGTTTTTGTAATTATCATTGCACACTACAGTACCTTTCAAGGGAGACATCGACCAAAGACTATTAAAACATATGGAAAGCCGCTTTCAAAGGGACAAACATTTCTTCCCAATATGACATTGAGGTATGTACGTAATCCTGGACCGATGAAAATAGTTCAGGAAGTCGATTGTCAGCAAATTATTGAAGGTAAAGACGACTATATCGCGCATGTGTCTGAACTGATGAAAGAAATGGAGTATACTTTTCTAAGCGACAGTGAAATTGAAGAGCTTGCGATGAATTGTGACAAGTTTTTGAATACCTTTGACTATAATCGATTCATAGTGTCACAAATTGAACTAGATTTTCCCATTGCATATTCCATACTAACATACAAAGATGTTGTTCAGACTGAAAAACTTCTCAGGGCTATATACCGGCCTCACAATGTTTACTGCATACACGTGGATCGTAGTTCCGGTCTTTCATTGCATAATGCCATTAAAGCTGTTTCAAAATGTCTGTCTAATGTTTTCGTTGCCTCGACGCTGGAGGATGTCATCTACGAGGGTTATTCTCGACTGAAAGCAGACATCAACTGTATGTCTGACCTCTTGAATTATTCAGATGTAAATTGGAAATATCTCATCAATTTACCTTCTCAAGAATATCCCTTGAAAACTAATTCAGAAATTGTGAAAGTGTTACATACATTAAACGGAACAAACAGCATTGAAAGCTATTATTACGAACCAACACACTACCGAATCAATCAGACATACcaagaaaattacaaaacatCCAAATTGGAACTTACGGGAGAAATCAAAGCTCCACCCCCTCATAACGTAACGGTAGCAAAAGGGAGTGCATACGGTACATTTAGCAGACGTTTTGTGGAGTTTGCCTTGAGAAATCCCAAAGCAAGGGACATCCTGAAATGGACTGAAGATACTTTGAGCCCAGATGAAACTTTCTGGGCCACTCTTGCTTTCAACAAAAACCTTGATGCTCCAGGCATACAATACTCAG ATTTAGGGGTTCCAAACCCGAAATTATGGATAACTGTTGGTGTGATGTGGCAATCCAAGGGATCAGCAAGGGAGGTCTGTCATGGGATGTACGTCCGAAATATATGTGTTTTCGGATTGGGAGACTTAAATAAAATAGTACACGAAAAAACactttttatcaacaaattCTATCACTATTATCAACCTTTTGCCTTGATGTGTATGGAAGAATGGTATTTTAACAAGACGTTTACAACTGTACCTTTTGAAAGTTATTATTATAACCGTTTAATAAAATCTTAA
- the LOC128161539 gene encoding serine protease inhibitor Cvsi-2-like yields the protein MKAVAVLLVCLIGYVYSESCTNSVSECQHTSCDSSSELHCVDGLCTCTTPTNMACRTQQDCLNIADWDCPANRRHCIDNVCRCSRF from the exons ATGAAGGCTGTCGCTGTTTTGCTTGTTTGCCTTATTG GCTACGTCTACTCCGAGTCCTGTACAAACTCAGTCAGTGAGTGCCAGCACACGTCATGTGACAGCTCGTCAGAACTCCACTGTGTGGACGGGCTGTGTACCTGTACCACCCCAACCAACAtgg CCTGTAGGACCCAACAGGACTGCCTAAACATCGCTGATTGGGACTGCCCAGCCAACAGACGCCATTGCATCGACAATGTCTGCAGATGCTCGAGATTCTGA